In Alosa sapidissima isolate fAloSap1 chromosome 11, fAloSap1.pri, whole genome shotgun sequence, a single window of DNA contains:
- the LOC121723730 gene encoding uncharacterized protein LOC121723730 isoform X1 — MACHVTGRSAYPDNWRSVVGQRSPGQWHQGDCGSPQYYKVDPKDCRGFLGVQDNNDPPKSEVMAFLKGKALECLRDLSVEDRCSAYLCWQLTALLCQMNGNVTGNDIAELLLCKETAKLRQEEESTVYDLVDIDGKAKRRAKGTLSVKAVDVSKPGDWSAASQRFRQLLCAGRAKEALEYAVQKALWGHAFRLASRMGTTELQRVVARFADSMEEGDPLRTLYQIESGRIPDVATRCGENWYTHLASVLTAVCPKDLRITTAKMMGESLRSKGMMEASHFCFVAAQIQVGTLYKVPLKVEIDPDQRTPLVLEATKVPLAFKKEVTAAKAEDPTLADMEASVPISAGPAQVPIPAPMTITVPLGKVKQSYADHYHLNNETGQCIKTTLSAQEVKAVSPAPDVEAAQSQSLIEQKLLKPAADSVTGTPSLRGVNTVDPGKMEAVSPPVTAAFTKDDAPSFKQEETAATAEVPPLADMEASVPISAGPAQVPIPAPMTITVPLGKVKQSYADHYHLNRPRRRYVDVFATSELTVQVAPPNMLDLMAPMAIPDLIEHQDETGQCIKKTLSAQEVKAVSPAPDVEAAQSQPLIEQKLLEPAADSVTGTPSLRGVNTVDPGKMEAVSPPVTAASTKDDAPSFKQEVMVATAEVPPLADMEASVPISAGPAQVPIPAPMTITVPLGKVKQSYADHYHLNNETGQCIKTTLPAQEVKAVSPAPDVEAAQSQPLIEQKLLEPAADSVTGTPSLRGVNTVDPGKMEAVSPPVTAASTKDDAPSFKQERAATAEDPPLADMEASMPASAGPAQVPIPAPMTITVPLGKVKQSYADHDHLNRPRGRYVDVFATSELTVQVAPPNMLDLMAPMAIPDLIEHQDETGQCIKTTLSAQEVMAVSPAPDVEAAQSQPLIEQKLLEPAADSVTGTPSLRGVNTVDPGKMEAVSPPVTAASTKDDAPSFKQEVMVATAEVPPLAYMEASVPISAGPAQVPIPAPMTITITLGKVKQSYADHYHLNNETGQCIKTTLPSQEVKAVSPALDVEAAQSQPLIEQKLLEPAADSVTGTPSLRGVNTVDPGKMEAVSPPVTAASTKDDAPSFKQEVMVATAEVPPLAYMEASVPISAGPAQVPIPAPMTITITLGKVKQSYADHYHLNNETGQCIKMTLPSQEVKAVSPAPDVEAAQSQPLIEQKLLEPAADSVTGTPSLRGVNTVDPGKMEAVSPPVTAASTKDDAPSFKQEVMVATAEVPPLAYMEASVPISAGPAQVPIPAPMTITITLGKVKQSYADHYHLNNETGQCIKTTLPAQEVKAVSPAPDVEAAQSQPLIEQKLLEPAADSVTGTPSLRGVNTVDPGKMEAVSPPVTAASTKDDAPSFKQERAATAEDPPLADMEASMPASAGPAQVPIPAPMTITVPLGKVKQSYADHDHLNRPRGRYVDVFATSELTVQVAPPNMLDVMAPMAIPDLIEHQDETGQCIKTTLSAQEVKAVSPAPDVEAAQSQPLIEQKLLEPAADSVTGTPSLRGVNTVDPGKMEAVSPPVTAASTKDDAPSFKQEVMVATAEVPPLAYMEASVPISAGPAQVPIPAPMTITITLGKVKQSYADHYHLNNETGQCIKTTLPSQEVKAVSPAPDVEAAQSQPLIEQKLLEPAADSVTGTPSLRGVNTVDPGKMEAVSPPVTAASTKDDAPSFKQEVMVATAEVPPLADMEASVPISAGPAQVPIPAPMTITVPLGKVKQSYADHYHLNNETGQCIKTTLPAQEVKAVSPAPDVEAAQSQPLIEQKLLEPAADSVTGTPSLRGVNTVDPGKMEAVSPPVTAASTKDDAPSFKQERAATAEDPPLADMEASMPASAGPAQVPIPAPMTITVPLGKVKQSYADHDHLNRPRGRYVDVFATSELTVQVAPPNMLDVMAPMAIPDLIEHQDETGQCIKTTLSAQEVMAVSPAPDVEAAQSQPLIEQKLLEPAADSVTGTPSLRGVNTVDPGKMEAVSPPVTAASTKDDAPSFKQEVMVATAEVPPLADMEASVPISAGPAQVPIPAPMTITVTLGKVKQSYADHYHLNNETGQCIKTTLPAQEVKAVSPAPDVEAAQSQPLIEQKLLEPAADSVTGTPSLRGVNTVDPGKMEPVSPPVTAASTKDDAPSFKQEETAATAEDPPLADMEAPQLQTLIDPLPVNTPKQPHVAPGSMKAVSLQVKTACTKNDELSFKRYCRGWLSWIIPRKKEAHLPDDKNKSIFWDESKQKWVDRNEPEEKTKAVPPPPMGPPLMPPRNTGSPTGSGGPSTALSTNGPPVNMFRRIGNKNRYVDIMKPSGDNTKPLESFVSPSMLTLWTPVVKTNIFNPAQVSAGDMVESVTQPCPPLAELSRPPTETETVHDPA, encoded by the exons GTCTACGATTTGGTAGATATAGATGGCAAGGCAAAGCGTAGGGCTAAGGGGACCCTTAGTGTAAAGGCTGTAGATGTCAGCAAACCTGGCGACTGGAGCGCCGCATCACAGCGCTTCAGGCAGTTGCTCTGTGCTGGCAGGGCAAAG GAGGCACTGGAATACGCTGTCCAGAAGGCGTTGTGGGGCCATGCCTTTCGACTGGCAAGCAGGATGGGCACCACAGAACTGCAAAGAGTTGTGGCAAG ATTTGCTGATTCTATGGAGGAGGGTGATCCCCTGAGGACTCTATATCAGATAGAGTCTGGAAGAATACCAGACGTTGCCACG CGTTGTGGTGAAAACTGGTACACTCATCTGGCCTCTGTTTTGACTGCGGTGTGTCCGAAAGATCTACGGATCACAACAGCAAAAATGATGGGAGAAAGCTTGA GATCGAAGGGCATGATGGAAGCATcccatttttgttttgtggcTGCTCAGATCCAGGTGGGCACACTATATAAAGTGCCATTAAAAGTTGAAATTGACCCTGACCAAAG AACTCCTCTTGTTCTAGAAGCAACGAAGGTTCCACTAGCTTTCAAG AAGGAGGTGACGGCGGCAAAAGCCGAAGATCCTACTCTCGCTGACATGGAGGCTTCAGTGCCTATCTCTGCAGGGCCAGCACAAGTGCCCATCCCAGCACCAATGACCATTACCGTCCCATTGGGAAAAGTGAAGCAGTCATATGCTGACCACTATCATCTGaata ATGAGACTGGACAGTGCATAAAAACGACTCTGTCTGCTCAG GAGGTGAAGGCTGTCTCTCCTGCTCCTGATGTGGAGGCTGCTCAATCACAGTCTCTGATAGAGCAGAAGCTTCTGAAACCAGCTGCTGATAGTGTCACTGGCACTCCATCACTCAGAGGAGTGAACACTGTGGATCCTGGCAAGATGGAGGCAGTGAGTCCTCCAGTAACAGCTGCCTTCACTAAGGATGACGCACCATCCTTTAAG CAGGAGGAgacagcagcaacagctgaagTTCCTCCTCTCGCTGACATGGAGGCTTCAGTGCCCATCTCTGCAGGGCCAGCACAAGTGCCCATCCCAGCACCAATGACCATTACCGTCCCATTGGGAAAAGTGAAGCAGTCATATGCTGACCACTATCATCTGaata GGCCCAGGCGGAGGTATGTGGATGTATTTGCAACATCAGAGCTGACAGTGCAAGTCGCCCCACCCAACATGCTGGACCTCATGGCACCAATGGCCATTCCTGACCTCATAGAACATCAAG ATGAGACTGGACAGTGCATAAAAAAGACTCTGTCTGCTCAG GAGGTGAAGGCTGTCTCTCCTGCTCCTGATGTGGAGGCTGCCCAGTCACAGCCTCTGATTGAGCAGAAGCTTCTGGAACCAGCTGCTGATAGTGTCACTGGCACTCCATCACTCAGAGGAGTGAACACTGTGGATCCTGGCAAGATGGAGGCAGTGAGTCCTCCAGTAACAGCTGCCTCCACTAAGGATGATGCACCATCCTTTAAG CAGGAGGTGATGGTGGCAACTGCTGAAGTTCCTCCTCTCGCTGACATGGAGGCTTCAGTGCCCATCTCTGCAGGGCCAGCACAAGTGCCCATCCCAGCACCAATGACCATTACCGTCCCATTGGGAAAAGTGAAGCAGTCATATGCTGACCACTATCATCTGaata ATGAGACTGGACAGTGCATAAAAACGACTCTGCCTGCTCAG GAGGTGAAGGCTGTCTCTCCTGCTCCTGATGTGGAAGCTGCCCAGTCACAGCCTCTGATAGAGCAGAAGCTTCTGGAACCAGCTGCTGATAGTGTCACTGGCACTCCATCACTCAGAGGAGTGAACACTGTGGATCCTGGCAAGATGGAGGCAGTGAGTCCTCCAGTAACAGCTGCTTCCACCAAGGATGACGCACCATCCTTTAAG caggagagagcagcAACAGCCGAAGATCCTCCTCTCGCTGACATGGAGGCTTCAATGCCCGCCTCTGCAGGGCCAGCACAAGTGCCCATCCCAGCACCAATGACCATTACCGTCCCATTGGGAAAAGTGAAGCAGTCATATGCTGACCACGATCATCTGaata GGCCCAGGGGGAGGTATGTGGATGTATTTGCAACATCAGAGCTGACAGTGCAAGTCGCTCCACCCAACATGCTGGACCTCATGGCACCAATGGCCATTCCTGACCTCATAGAACATCAAG ATGAGACTGGACAGTGCATAAAAACGACTCTGTCTGCTCAG GAGGTGATGGCTGTCTCTCCTGCTCCTGATGTGGAGGCTGCTCAATCACAGCCTCTGATAGAGCAGAAGCTTCTGGAACCAGCTGCTGATAGTGTCACTGGCACTCCATCACTCAGAGGAGTGAACACTGTGGATCCTGGCAAGATGGAGGCAGTGAGTCCTCCAGTAACAGCTGCCTCCACTAAGGATGATGCACCATCCTTTAAG CAGGAGGTGATGGTGGCAACTGCTGAAGTTCCTCCTCTCGCTTACATGGAGGCTTCAGTGCCCATCTCTGCAGGGCCAGCACAAGTGCCCATCCCAGCACCAATGACCATTACCATCACATTGGGAAAAGTGAAGCAGTCATATGCTGACCACTATCATCTGaata ATGAGACTGGACAGTGCATAAAAACGACTCTGCCTTCTCAG GAGGTGAAGGCTGTCTCTCCTGCTCTTGATGTGGAGGCTGCCCAGTCACAGCCTCTGATAGAGCAGAAGCTTCTGGAACCAGCTGCTGATAGTGTCACTGGCACTCCATCACTCAGAGGAGTGAACACTGTGGATCCTGGCAAGATGGAGGCAGTGAGTCCTCCAGTAACAGCTGCCTCCACTAAGGATGATGCACCATCCTTTAAG CAGGAGGTGATGGTGGCAACTGCTGAAGTTCCTCCTCTCGCTTACATGGAGGCTTCAGTGCCCATCTCTGCAGGGCCAGCACAAGTGCCCATCCCAGCACCAATGACCATTACCATCACATTGGGAAAAGTGAAGCAGTCATATGCTGACCACTATCATCTGaata ATGAGACTGGACAGTGCATAAAAATGACTCTGCCTTCTCAG GAGGTGAAGGCTGTCTCTCCTGCTCCTGATGTGGAGGCTGCCCAGTCACAGCCTCTGATAGAGCAGAAGCTTCTGGAACCAGCTGCTGATAGTGTCACTGGCACTCCATCACTCAGAGGAGTGAACACTGTGGATCCTGGCAAGATGGAGGCAGTGAGTCCTCCAGTAACAGCTGCCTCCACTAAGGATGATGCACCATCCTTTAAG CAGGAGGTGATGGTGGCAACTGCTGAAGTTCCTCCTCTCGCTTACATGGAGGCTTCAGTGCCCATCTCTGCAGGGCCAGCACAAGTGCCCATCCCAGCACCAATGACCATTACCATCACATTGGGAAAAGTGAAGCAGTCATATGCTGACCACTATCATCTGaata ATGAGACTGGACAGTGCATAAAAACGACTCTGCCTGCTCAG GAGGTGAAGGCTGTCTCTCCTGCTCCTGATGTGGAAGCTGCCCAGTCACAGCCTCTGATAGAGCAGAAGCTTCTGGAACCAGCTGCTGATAGTGTCACTGGCACTCCATCACTCAGAGGAGTGAACACTGTGGATCCTGGCAAGATGGAGGCAGTGAGTCCTCCAGTAACAGCTGCTTCCACCAAGGATGACGCACCATCCTTTAAG caggagagagcagcAACAGCCGAAGATCCTCCTCTCGCTGACATGGAGGCTTCAATGCCCGCCTCTGCAGGGCCAGCACAAGTGCCCATCCCAGCACCAATGACCATTACCGTCCCATTGGGAAAAGTGAAGCAGTCATATGCTGACCACGATCATCTGaata GGCCCAGGGGGAGGTATGTGGATGTATTTGCAACATCAGAGCTGACAGTGCAAGTCGCCCCACCCAACATGCTGGACGTCATGGCACCAATGGCCATTCCTGACCTCATAGAACATCAAG ATGAGACTGGACAGTGCATAAAAACGACTCTGTCTGCTCAG GAGGTGAAGGCTGTCTCTCCTGCTCCTGATGTGGAGGCTGCTCAATCACAGCCTCTGATAGAGCAGAAGCTTCTGGAACCAGCTGCTGATAGTGTCACTGGCACTCCATCACTCAGAGGAGTGAACACTGTGGATCCTGGCAAGATGGAGGCAGTGAGTCCTCCAGTAACAGCTGCCTCCACTAAGGATGATGCACCATCCTTTAAG CAGGAGGTGATGGTGGCAACTGCTGAAGTTCCTCCTCTCGCTTACATGGAGGCTTCAGTGCCCATCTCTGCAGGGCCAGCACAAGTGCCCATCCCAGCACCAATGACCATTACCATCACATTGGGAAAAGTGAAGCAGTCATATGCTGACCACTATCATCTGaata ATGAGACTGGACAGTGCATAAAAACGACTCTGCCTTCTCAG GAGGTGAAGGCTGTCTCTCCTGCTCCTGATGTGGAGGCTGCCCAGTCACAGCCTCTGATAGAGCAGAAGCTTCTGGAACCAGCTGCTGATAGTGTCACTGGCACTCCATCACTCAGAGGAGTGAACACTGTGGATCCTGGCAAGATGGAGGCAGTGAGTCCTCCAGTAACAGCTGCCTCCACTAAGGATGATGCACCATCCTTTAAG CAGGAGGTGATGGTGGCAACTGCTGAAGTTCCTCCTCTCGCTGACATGGAGGCTTCAGTGCCCATCTCTGCAGGGCCAGCACAAGTGCCCATCCCAGCACCAATGACCATTACCGTCCCATTGGGAAAAGTGAAGCAGTCATATGCTGACCACTATCATCTGaata ATGAGACTGGACAGTGCATAAAAACGACTCTGCCTGCTCAG GAGGTGAAGGCTGTCTCTCCTGCTCCTGATGTGGAAGCTGCCCAGTCACAGCCTCTGATAGAGCAGAAGCTTCTGGAACCAGCTGCTGATAGTGTCACTGGCACTCCATCACTCAGAGGAGTGAACACTGTGGATCCTGGCAAGATGGAGGCAGTGAGTCCTCCAGTAACAGCTGCTTCCACCAAGGATGACGCACCATCCTTTAAG caggagagagcagcAACAGCCGAAGATCCTCCTCTCGCTGACATGGAGGCTTCAATGCCCGCCTCTGCAGGGCCAGCACAAGTGCCCATCCCAGCACCAATGACCATTACCGTCCCATTGGGAAAAGTGAAGCAGTCATATGCTGACCACGATCATCTGaata GGCCCAGGGGGAGGTATGTGGATGTATTTGCAACATCAGAGCTGACAGTGCAAGTCGCCCCACCCAACATGCTGGACGTCATGGCACCAATGGCCATTCCTGACCTCATAGAACATCAAG ATGAGACTGGACAGTGCATAAAAACGACTCTGTCTGCTCAG GAGGTGATGGCTGTCTCTCCTGCTCCTGATGTGGAGGCTGCTCAATCACAGCCTCTGATAGAGCAGAAGCTTCTGGAACCAGCTGCTGATAGTGTCACTGGCACTCCATCACTCAGAGGAGTGAACACTGTGGATCCTGGCAAGATGGAGGCAGTGAGTCCTCCAGTAACAGCTGCCTCCACTAAGGATGATGCACCATCCTTTAAG CAGGAGGTGATGGTGGCAACTGCTGAAGTTCCTCCTCTCGCTGACATGGAGGCTTCAGTGCCCATCTCTGCAGGGCCAGCACAAGTGCCCATCCCAGCACCAATGACCATTACCGTCACATTGGGAAAAGTGAAGCAGTCATATGCTGACCACTATCATCTGaata ATGAGACTGGACAGTGCATAAAAACGACTCTGCCTGCTCAG GAGGTGAAGGCTGTCTCTCCTGCTCCTGATGTGGAGGCTGCCCAGTCACAGCCTCTGATAGAGCAGAAGCTTCTGGAACCAGCTGCTGATAGTGTCACTGGCACTCCATCACTCAGAGGAGTGAACACTGTGGATCCTGGCAAGATGGAGCCAGTGAGTCCTCCAGTAACAGCTGCTTCCACCAAGGATGACGCACCATCCTTTAAG CAGGAGGAGACAGCAGCAACTGCCGAAGATCCTCCTCTCGCTGACATGGAGGCTCCACAGTTACAGACTCTCATTGATCCGTTGCCGGTGAATACTCCGAAGCAGCCTCATGTTGCTCCTGGCAGCATGAAGGCAGTGAGTCTTCAAGTGAAGACTGCTTGCACCAAGAATGACGAACTATCCTTTAAG AGATATTGTAGGGGTTGGCTCTCGTGGATAATTCCTCGAAAGAAAGAAGCTCATCTCCCTGATGACAAAAACAAATCT ATTTTTTGGGATGAGTCTAAACAAAAATGGGTGGATCGGAATGAACCAGAGGAAAAG ACCAAAGCcgtcccaccaccacccatgggCCCTCCACTGATGCCCCCCAGGAACACAGGCAGTCCAACAGGAAGTGGTGGTCCATCTACTGCACTCTCCACCAATGGACCACCAGTCAACATGTTCCGAAGAATTG GAAATAAGAACCGATATGTTGACATCATGAAACCAAGTGGAGACAACACTAAGCCTTTGGAGTCTTTCGTTTCACCAAGCATGCTGACCCTGTGGACTCCTGTGGTCAAGACAAATATATTCAACCCAGCTCAAG TGAGTGCAGGGGATATGGTTGAAAGCGTTACACAGCCTTGTCCACCTTTGGCTGAGCTCTCAAGACCCCCTACTGAGACTGAG ACTGTGCATGACCCTGCTTAG